ACCGATTCGGCGGGCCGTAGTCCTTGGCCAGCTCGATCAGCTTGCCGCTGATCCGGGTGCTCTTGAGCCGCTCCCACTGGTCCTCGGTCAGCTGAGCGGGCAGCTCGACGATCGAGTAGTCGGGGCGGATCGTGATCTTGCCGAAGTCGCGCCGGTCGAGGCCGCCCTCGTTGGCGAGCGCGCCGACGATCTGGCGCGGCTCGACGCGGTGCCGCTTGCCGACCTGGATCTTGTAGGCCTGGAAGTTGCCACCCGAGCGGGGAGCACGGTCGCGGCCGCCGCGCTCGCCGCGGTCGCGGTCGCCACCACGGCGCTCGCCGCGCTCACCGCGGTCGCGGTCGTCGTGCTCGCGACGCGGACGGCGCTCCGGCTCCGGCTCCTCCTCGAGCAGCAGCGGGGTGTCCCCCTGCAGCGCGATGGCCAGCGCCGCGGCGACGTCGGCCTCGGGCACGTCGTGCTCGCGGATGTAGTGGCCGACCACGTCACGGAAGAAGTCGATCTGCGGCGACTCGAGGGCTGCGGTGATCCGGTCGTCGAAGCGGCTCAGGCGCGACTCGTTGATCGCGTCGACGTTCGGCAGCTGCATCTGCTCCAGCGTGGAGCGGGTGGCCTTCTCGATGTGCTTGAGCAGGTAGCGCTCGCGCGGGGTGATGAAGGAGACCGCGTCACCGCTGCGGCCGGCCCGGCCGGTGCGGCCGATCCGGTGCACGTAGGCCTCGGTGTCGGTGGGGATGTCGTAGTTGAAGACGTGGCTGATCCGGGGCACGTCGATGCCGCGGGCCGCGACGTCGGTGGCGACCAGGATGTCGAGCTTGCCGTCCTTGAGCTGGTTGACGGTGCGCTCGCGCTGGGCCTGCACGATGTCGCCGTTGATGGCGGCGGCGCTGTAGCCCCGGGCACGCAGCTTCTCGGCCAGCGTCTCGGTCTCGTTCTTGGTGCGCACGAAGACGATCGCGCCCTCGAAGTTCTCGACCTCGAGGATCCGGGTCAGCGCGTCGACCTTCTGCGGGTAGCTGACCATCAGGTAGCGCTGCTTGATGTTCTCGGCGGTACGGGTCTTGCGCTCGATGGCGACCTCGACCGGGTTGTTCAGGTACTTCGCCGACAGCGACTTGATCTGCTTGGGCATGGTCGCGGAGAACAGCGCGACCTGCTTGTCGGACGGGGTGTCGGCGAGGATCGTCTCGACGTCCTCGGCGAAGCCCATGTTGAGCATCTCGTCGGCCTCGTCGAGGACGAGGAAGCGCAGCTCGGTGAGGTCGAGGGTGCCCTTCTCGAGGTGGTCCATGATCCGGCCCGGCGTGCCGACGACGATGTGGACGCCCCGGCGCAGCGCGGACAGCTGGACGCCGTACCCCTGGCCGCCGTAGACCGGCAGCACGTGGACGCCGCGCAGGTTGGCGGCGTACTTCTCGAACGCCTCGCAGACCTGGAGCGCGAGCTCACGGGTCGGCGCGAGGACCAGCGCCTGGGGGGTCTTCTGCGACAGGTCGAGCTGGTCGAGGATCGGCAGCGCGAACGCGGCGGTCTTGCCGGTGCCGGTCTGCGCCAGGCCCATCACGTCGCGACCCTCGAGCAGGTGCGGGATGGTCTCGGCCTGGATCGCGGACGGCGACTCGTAGCCGATGTCCTTGAGAGCCTTCAGGATGCGGTCACCGAGACCGAGGTCGGCGAAGGTGGCGGGCTGGTCCGCGGCGTCACTGGGAAGGTCACTCACCCGTCAAGACTAGTGCCGTCAAGCGTCCGAGGCGTGATCCTCGTCGCGGTGCGCTGGGTCACGGCGGGTTGAACGGCGTGTGATCTGGTAAGGACAGCCTGTAATGCCGGAACGCCTGCGTCCGCTGACACCCTCGGCATACGGTCATGCTCCGCGACGAGAAAGAGCTCCATGAGGTCCGACACCACGCCCCGCCGCGCGCGGCAGCTGCTGCTCGCGGCGATCGCCGTCCTCCTGTGCACGACCGGCCTCGTCGCCGGGTCCGTCGAACCCGCCAGCGCCGCGCCCAAGCCCGCGCGGGTGAAGGGCGTCAAGCTCAAGAA
This genomic interval from Nocardioides kongjuensis contains the following:
- a CDS encoding DEAD/DEAH box helicase; this encodes MSDLPSDAADQPATFADLGLGDRILKALKDIGYESPSAIQAETIPHLLEGRDVMGLAQTGTGKTAAFALPILDQLDLSQKTPQALVLAPTRELALQVCEAFEKYAANLRGVHVLPVYGGQGYGVQLSALRRGVHIVVGTPGRIMDHLEKGTLDLTELRFLVLDEADEMLNMGFAEDVETILADTPSDKQVALFSATMPKQIKSLSAKYLNNPVEVAIERKTRTAENIKQRYLMVSYPQKVDALTRILEVENFEGAIVFVRTKNETETLAEKLRARGYSAAAINGDIVQAQRERTVNQLKDGKLDILVATDVAARGIDVPRISHVFNYDIPTDTEAYVHRIGRTGRAGRSGDAVSFITPRERYLLKHIEKATRSTLEQMQLPNVDAINESRLSRFDDRITAALESPQIDFFRDVVGHYIREHDVPEADVAAALAIALQGDTPLLLEEEPEPERRPRREHDDRDRGERGERRGGDRDRGERGGRDRAPRSGGNFQAYKIQVGKRHRVEPRQIVGALANEGGLDRRDFGKITIRPDYSIVELPAQLTEDQWERLKSTRISGKLIELAKDYGPPNRSRKPRD